A window from Streptomyces sp. NBC_00299 encodes these proteins:
- a CDS encoding carbohydrate kinase family protein has protein sequence MIVVAGEALIDLVPQGTGALAGLKPALGGGPYNTAVALGRLGSPTAFCSRTSYDAFGEALLDGLRAAGVDVSAVQRGMEPTTLAVATIDDKGSAAYSFYVEGTADRLFTAPAELPAGARAVSFGTCSLVLEPGASAYEELMRNAASQGVFTALDPNIRAGLIPDPDGYRARFKSWLPSVSLLKLSEDDALWLGGTPREWLAAGPSAVVITQGGAGLTAFTRDGAEHSVAGEEVDVVDTIGAGDTVNAALLHGLAAQDALSAEALVGLGADGWTRLLRFAARAAAITCSRAGAEPPYASEVGNF, from the coding sequence GTGATCGTCGTCGCCGGTGAGGCCCTGATCGACCTGGTACCGCAGGGCACGGGCGCCCTCGCGGGCCTGAAGCCGGCGCTCGGCGGCGGCCCCTACAACACTGCCGTGGCTCTGGGCCGCCTCGGCTCCCCCACCGCCTTCTGTTCCCGAACCTCCTACGACGCCTTCGGTGAGGCCCTGCTCGACGGGCTGCGGGCGGCCGGGGTGGACGTGTCGGCCGTGCAGCGCGGCATGGAGCCGACCACGCTCGCGGTCGCCACCATCGACGACAAGGGCTCGGCCGCCTACTCCTTCTATGTCGAGGGCACCGCCGATCGGCTCTTCACGGCGCCTGCGGAGCTGCCCGCGGGGGCCCGCGCGGTGTCCTTCGGTACCTGTTCGCTCGTCCTGGAACCGGGAGCGAGCGCCTATGAGGAGCTGATGCGCAACGCGGCCTCGCAAGGGGTGTTCACCGCGCTCGACCCGAACATCCGGGCAGGGCTGATCCCCGACCCGGATGGATACCGGGCCCGGTTCAAGAGCTGGCTGCCGTCGGTGTCACTGCTGAAGCTCTCCGAGGACGACGCGCTGTGGCTGGGCGGCACTCCGCGTGAGTGGCTGGCCGCGGGACCTTCGGCCGTCGTGATCACTCAGGGCGGTGCGGGGCTGACCGCCTTCACACGGGACGGCGCCGAGCACTCCGTGGCGGGTGAGGAGGTCGACGTCGTGGACACGATCGGTGCGGGCGACACCGTGAACGCGGCCCTGTTGCACGGCCTGGCCGCCCAGGACGCTCTGTCCGCCGAGGCGCTCGTGGGACTGGGCGCCGACGGTTGGACACGGCTGTTGCGGTTCGCGGCGCGGGCTGCCGCGATCACCTGCTCCCGGGCGGGCGCCGAGCCGCCGTACGCCTCCGAAGTGGGGAACTTCTAG
- a CDS encoding LacI family DNA-binding transcriptional regulator, which translates to MATMADVARSAGVSVATVSHVLNGTRPVLPRTRQAVLDAMDELGYTPNTLARSLVTSRTRSIGLAVSAISNPYFTEILQGVEAGALEHGYSLLIADPHDDPVHERKVVQLLHERRVDGMIVAPSPDPRELLAYLGRHKVPTVLLDRVVDTPADGSTVFDQVCADSAEPMARLVTHLADHGHRRIGLVAGLPGLSTTSERLTGYRDGLTAAGLGYDERLVVHGDSESSAAERASTALLSLATPPTALVTANNAMTIGALRALRDHGMSVPDDIALCCFDDFAWADLFSPRLTAIAQPSRDIGAQAVHVLLDRLASPDGPARTVRLACTFVHRTSCGCAEEPGQSGRSARREKSTGSEGTAKPSTPDSPEQPLTSVKGTVS; encoded by the coding sequence ATGGCAACCATGGCCGACGTCGCGCGGAGCGCAGGCGTGTCCGTGGCGACCGTCTCGCATGTGCTGAACGGCACCCGGCCGGTGCTGCCCCGCACCCGCCAGGCGGTGCTGGACGCCATGGACGAACTCGGCTACACGCCGAACACCCTCGCCCGTTCCCTCGTGACCTCCCGCACCCGGTCCATCGGGCTCGCGGTGTCGGCGATCAGCAACCCCTACTTCACCGAGATACTCCAGGGCGTCGAGGCCGGCGCCCTGGAACACGGCTACAGCCTGCTCATCGCCGACCCGCACGACGATCCCGTGCATGAGCGCAAGGTCGTCCAGCTCCTGCACGAGCGCCGCGTGGACGGCATGATCGTCGCACCTTCCCCCGACCCTCGAGAGCTCCTCGCCTACCTCGGGCGCCACAAGGTGCCGACGGTCCTTCTCGACCGCGTGGTCGACACCCCGGCGGACGGCTCGACGGTGTTCGACCAGGTCTGCGCCGACAGCGCCGAACCCATGGCCCGGCTGGTCACCCATCTCGCCGACCACGGCCACCGTCGGATCGGCCTGGTCGCCGGCCTGCCGGGGCTCAGCACCACCAGCGAGCGGCTCACCGGATACCGCGACGGCCTGACGGCGGCCGGGCTCGGGTACGACGAGCGGCTCGTCGTACACGGCGACTCCGAGTCGAGCGCAGCCGAACGGGCCAGCACCGCGCTTCTGTCGCTCGCCACGCCGCCCACCGCACTCGTCACCGCCAACAACGCGATGACCATCGGTGCCCTGCGCGCCCTGCGTGACCACGGCATGTCCGTGCCCGACGACATCGCGCTGTGCTGCTTCGACGACTTCGCCTGGGCCGACCTGTTCTCGCCCAGGCTCACCGCGATAGCCCAGCCCAGCAGGGACATCGGCGCCCAGGCGGTCCACGTGCTCCTTGACCGCCTCGCCTCACCCGACGGTCCCGCCCGGACCGTGCGTCTGGCCTGCACCTTCGTGCATCGCACCTCGTGCGGGTGCGCCGAAGAGCCGGGGCAGTCCGGGAGGTCCGCGAGGCGCGAGAAATCCACGGGGTCCGAGGGCACCGCCAAGCCCTCGACGCCCGACAGTCCCGAACAGCCCCTGACGTCCGTGAAAGGAACCGTCTCGTGA
- the uvrC gene encoding excinuclease ABC subunit UvrC codes for MADPSSYRPKPGQIPDSPGVYRFRDEHRRVIYVGKAKSLRQRLANYFQDLAGLHPRTRSMVTTAASVEWTVVSTEVEALQLEYSWIKEYDPRFNVKYRDDKSYPYLAVTMNEEFPRVQVMRGHKKKGVRYFGPYAHAWAIRDTVDLLLRVFPVRTCSAGVFKNARRTGRPCLLGYIGKCSAPCVDRVSAEEHRELADEFCDFMTGRTSTYLRRLEKQMTEAADEMAYERAARLRDDIEALKKAMEKNAVVLADATDADLIAVAEDELEAAVQIFHVRGGRVRGQRGWVTDKVEEITTGALVEHALQQLYGEETGDAVPKEVLVPALPDPVEPVQEWLTGRRGSGVSLRIPQRGDKRALMETVERNAQQALILHKTKRASDLTTRSRALEEIADALDLDSAPLRIECYDISHLQGDDVVASMVVFEDGLARKSEYRRFQIKGFEGQDDVRSMHEVITRRFRRYLAEKEKTGEWTDGENSLGDTSTGPLTDASSAPIADGLDDDVTEGRGNGLKDDDGRPKRFAYPPQLVVVDGGQPQVAAAQRALDELGIDDIAVCGLAKRLEEVWLPGEDDPVVLPRTSEGLYMLQRVRDEAHRFAITYQRTKRAKRFRSSPLDDVPGLGETRKQALIKYFGSVKRLRSATIDQICEVPGIGRKTAEAIAIAFAQAAPAAPAVNTATGEIMEDEESDTTAETSGEPVSAGAPDERRGQER; via the coding sequence ATGGCCGACCCCTCCAGCTACCGCCCCAAGCCGGGACAGATCCCGGACTCTCCCGGGGTGTACAGGTTCCGTGACGAGCACCGCCGGGTGATCTACGTCGGAAAGGCGAAGAGCCTGCGCCAGCGCCTGGCGAACTACTTCCAGGACCTCGCGGGCCTGCATCCGCGCACCCGCTCGATGGTCACCACGGCAGCGTCCGTGGAGTGGACCGTGGTGTCCACGGAGGTCGAGGCCCTGCAGCTGGAGTACTCCTGGATCAAGGAGTACGACCCCCGGTTCAACGTCAAGTACCGCGACGACAAGAGCTACCCGTACCTCGCGGTGACGATGAACGAGGAGTTCCCGCGCGTGCAGGTGATGCGCGGTCACAAGAAGAAGGGCGTCAGGTATTTCGGGCCGTACGCGCACGCGTGGGCGATTCGCGACACCGTCGACCTCCTCCTGCGCGTCTTCCCCGTGCGCACGTGCTCGGCCGGCGTCTTCAAGAACGCCCGCCGCACCGGCCGCCCCTGCCTCCTCGGCTACATCGGAAAGTGCTCCGCCCCCTGCGTGGACCGCGTCTCCGCCGAGGAGCACCGCGAACTGGCCGACGAGTTCTGCGACTTCATGACCGGCCGCACGAGCACCTATCTGCGCCGCCTGGAGAAGCAGATGACGGAGGCGGCCGACGAGATGGCGTACGAGCGGGCCGCCCGCCTGCGCGACGACATCGAGGCCCTGAAGAAGGCCATGGAGAAGAACGCGGTCGTGCTCGCCGACGCGACCGACGCCGACCTCATCGCGGTCGCCGAGGACGAGCTCGAGGCGGCCGTGCAGATCTTCCACGTCCGCGGCGGCCGGGTGCGCGGTCAGCGCGGCTGGGTGACCGACAAGGTCGAGGAGATCACCACCGGCGCCCTCGTCGAGCACGCCCTCCAGCAGCTCTACGGCGAGGAGACCGGGGACGCCGTGCCCAAGGAGGTTCTCGTCCCGGCCCTGCCCGACCCGGTGGAGCCCGTTCAGGAGTGGCTGACCGGCCGACGCGGTTCGGGCGTCTCCCTGCGCATCCCCCAGCGAGGCGACAAGCGCGCCCTCATGGAGACCGTGGAGCGCAATGCCCAGCAGGCGCTCATCCTGCACAAGACCAAGCGGGCCTCCGACCTGACCACGCGCTCGCGTGCCCTGGAGGAGATCGCCGACGCCCTCGACCTCGACAGCGCCCCCCTCCGGATCGAGTGCTACGACATCTCCCACCTCCAGGGCGACGACGTCGTGGCCTCCATGGTCGTCTTCGAGGACGGGCTGGCGCGCAAGAGCGAGTACCGCCGCTTCCAGATCAAGGGCTTCGAGGGCCAGGACGACGTCCGCTCCATGCACGAGGTGATCACCCGCCGCTTCAGGCGCTACCTCGCCGAGAAGGAGAAGACGGGCGAGTGGACCGACGGTGAGAACAGCCTCGGCGACACGTCGACCGGCCCCCTCACGGATGCCTCCTCCGCGCCCATCGCCGACGGCCTCGATGACGACGTCACCGAAGGCCGGGGCAACGGCCTCAAGGACGACGACGGCCGGCCCAAGCGCTTCGCCTACCCGCCGCAGCTCGTCGTCGTCGACGGCGGACAGCCGCAGGTCGCGGCCGCCCAGCGGGCCCTGGACGAGCTCGGCATCGACGACATCGCCGTCTGCGGCCTTGCCAAACGCCTGGAGGAGGTCTGGCTGCCCGGCGAGGACGACCCGGTCGTGCTGCCCCGCACCAGCGAGGGCCTCTACATGCTCCAGCGCGTCCGGGACGAGGCGCACCGCTTCGCGATCACCTACCAGCGCACCAAGCGGGCCAAGCGCTTCCGGTCCAGCCCGCTGGACGACGTCCCCGGCCTCGGTGAGACCCGCAAGCAGGCGCTGATCAAGTACTTCGGTTCGGTGAAGAGGCTGCGATCCGCGACAATCGACCAGATCTGCGAGGTTCCGGGCATAGGTCGCAAGACGGCCGAGGCGATCGCCATTGCCTTTGCCCAGGCGGCCCCGGCCGCACCCGCCGTGAACACGGCGACTGGAGAGATCATGGAAGACGAGGAATCCGATACGACGGCGGAGACCTCGGGGGAGCCCGTGTCCGCGGGCGCCCCGGACGAACGACGGGGGCAGGAGAGATGA
- the rapZ gene encoding RNase adapter RapZ, protein MSEHETQPTGERDQQAQDTHRKDGEDLTQQDAPQADGGQVSTGVDAAGAPEAAIPELVIISGMSGAGRSTAAKCLEDLGWFVVDNLPPALIPTMVELGARSQGNVARIAVVVDVRGRRFFDNLRESLSDLDTRGVTRRIVFLESSDDALVRRFESVRRPHPLQGDGRIVDGIAAERELLRELRGDADLVIDTSSLNVHELRAKMDAQFAGDEEPELRATVMSFGFKYGLPVDADLVVDMRFLPNPHWVPELRPFTGLNEEVSAYVFNQPGAKEFIDRYSELLQLIAAGYRREGKRYVTIAVGCTGGKHRSVATSEKLAARLASQGVETVVVHRDMGRE, encoded by the coding sequence ATGAGCGAGCACGAGACACAGCCCACAGGCGAGCGAGATCAACAAGCTCAGGACACGCACAGGAAGGACGGCGAGGATCTCACCCAGCAGGACGCACCCCAGGCAGACGGAGGACAGGTGAGTACGGGCGTCGACGCAGCCGGGGCCCCCGAGGCGGCCATCCCCGAGCTGGTGATCATCTCCGGCATGTCCGGGGCCGGCCGTTCGACGGCCGCCAAGTGTCTGGAGGACCTCGGCTGGTTCGTCGTCGACAACCTCCCGCCCGCGCTGATCCCCACGATGGTGGAGCTCGGCGCCCGCTCCCAGGGCAACGTGGCGCGGATCGCGGTGGTCGTCGACGTCCGTGGCCGTCGTTTCTTCGACAACCTCCGTGAGTCGCTGTCCGACCTCGACACCCGGGGCGTGACACGCCGGATCGTCTTCCTGGAGTCCTCCGACGACGCCCTGGTGCGCCGCTTCGAGTCGGTGCGCCGGCCACACCCCCTCCAGGGCGACGGCCGTATCGTCGACGGCATCGCCGCCGAGCGCGAGCTGCTGCGCGAGCTGCGTGGCGACGCCGACCTGGTGATCGACACCTCCAGCCTCAACGTGCACGAGCTGCGGGCCAAGATGGACGCCCAGTTCGCCGGTGACGAGGAGCCCGAGCTGCGGGCCACGGTCATGTCCTTCGGGTTCAAGTACGGCCTCCCGGTCGACGCCGACCTGGTCGTGGACATGCGCTTCCTGCCCAACCCGCACTGGGTGCCGGAGCTGCGCCCGTTCACCGGCCTCAACGAGGAGGTGTCGGCGTACGTCTTCAACCAGCCCGGCGCGAAGGAATTCATCGACCGCTACTCCGAGCTGCTCCAGCTCATCGCGGCCGGATACCGCCGTGAGGGCAAGCGGTACGTGACCATCGCGGTCGGTTGCACCGGCGGCAAGCACCGCTCGGTCGCCACCTCCGAAAAGCTCGCCGCCCGCCTCGCCTCCCAGGGCGTGGAGACGGTGGTCGTACACCGGGACATGGGACGGGAATGA
- a CDS encoding gluconeogenesis factor YvcK family protein translates to MTGRTPRLSRLRRAVPESRAARPAEARGARPRRRGAQPKVVALGGGMGLSASLAALRRITGDLTAVVTVADDGGSSGRLRDELGVLPPGDLRKALAALCGDDDWGQTWSRVIQHRFHSKGDLHDHAVGNLLIVALWEQLGDHVQALDLVGKLLGAHGRVLPMSAVPLELQALVKGHDPDRPEQVDTIRGQANVALTCGEVQSVHVVPHDPPAVPEAVAAVRDADWVVLGPGSWFSSVIPHLLVPELLDALTETKARRVLSLNLAPQPGETEGFSPQRHLEVLGRHAPKLALDVVLADEAAVPDRDVLTEAAKRLGAAVELAPVARTDGTPRHDPELLAAAYDRIFRMHGRIGPWR, encoded by the coding sequence ATGACGGGACGTACACCGCGGCTGAGCAGGCTGCGCCGGGCGGTGCCCGAGTCACGCGCCGCCCGGCCCGCCGAGGCCCGTGGCGCCAGGCCACGCCGCCGGGGCGCCCAGCCCAAGGTCGTCGCCCTCGGCGGCGGCATGGGCCTGTCCGCCTCGCTCGCCGCCCTGCGCCGGATCACCGGCGATCTCACCGCCGTCGTCACCGTGGCGGACGACGGCGGCTCCAGCGGGCGCCTGCGTGACGAACTGGGCGTGCTGCCGCCCGGCGACCTGCGCAAGGCGCTGGCCGCGCTGTGCGGCGACGACGACTGGGGCCAGACCTGGTCCCGCGTCATCCAGCACCGCTTCCACTCCAAGGGCGACCTGCACGACCACGCGGTCGGCAATCTGCTGATCGTCGCCCTGTGGGAGCAACTCGGCGACCACGTCCAGGCCCTCGACCTGGTGGGCAAGCTGCTTGGCGCGCACGGCCGGGTGCTGCCCATGTCCGCCGTGCCGCTGGAGCTGCAGGCCCTGGTCAAGGGGCACGACCCGGACCGGCCCGAGCAGGTCGACACCATCCGAGGACAGGCGAACGTCGCCCTGACTTGCGGCGAGGTGCAGTCGGTGCACGTGGTGCCGCACGACCCGCCCGCCGTTCCGGAGGCCGTCGCCGCCGTCCGGGACGCGGACTGGGTGGTGCTCGGCCCCGGGTCCTGGTTCTCCTCGGTTATTCCGCACCTGCTCGTGCCGGAACTCCTGGACGCCCTCACCGAGACGAAGGCGCGCCGGGTACTCTCCCTGAACCTCGCGCCGCAGCCGGGAGAAACCGAAGGCTTCTCACCGCAGCGTCATTTGGAGGTTTTGGGACGACACGCCCCTAAACTCGCCCTGGACGTGGTGCTGGCCGACGAGGCTGCCGTGCCCGACCGCGATGTGCTCACCGAGGCTGCCAAGCGGCTCGGCGCCGCGGTCGAGCTGGCCCCGGTGGCCCGGACGGACGGGACGCCCCGGCACGACCCGGAGCTGCTCGCCGCCGCGTACGACCGTATTTTTCGGATGCATGGAAGGATCGGCCCATGGCGATGA
- the whiA gene encoding DNA-binding protein WhiA, whose product MAMTAAVKDEISRLPVTRTCCRKAEVSAILRFAGGLHLVSGRIVIEAELDTAMAARRLKRDILEIFGHSSELIVMAPGGLRRGSRYVVRVVAGGDQLARQTGLVDGRGRPIRGLPPQVVSGATCDAEAAWRGAFLAHGSLTEPGRSSSLEVTCPGPEAALALVGAARRLSIAAKAREVRGVDRVVVRDGDAIGALLTRLGAHESVLAWEERRMRREVRATANRLANFDDANLRRSARAAVAAGARVQRALEILGEEVPEHLAAAGRLRMEHKQASLEELGALADPPLTKDAVAGRIRRLLAMADKRAQDLGIPGTEANLSDELADNLVG is encoded by the coding sequence ATGGCGATGACGGCAGCGGTGAAGGATGAGATCTCCCGGCTTCCCGTCACCCGGACCTGCTGCAGGAAGGCGGAGGTCTCCGCCATTCTGCGGTTCGCCGGCGGCCTCCATCTGGTGAGCGGGCGCATTGTGATCGAGGCGGAGCTGGACACCGCGATGGCGGCGCGCCGGCTCAAGCGGGACATCCTGGAGATCTTCGGCCACAGCTCCGAGCTGATCGTGATGGCACCGGGCGGGCTGCGCCGCGGTTCGCGCTACGTCGTACGGGTGGTCGCGGGCGGTGACCAGCTGGCCCGTCAGACCGGTCTGGTCGACGGGCGGGGTCGCCCGATCCGAGGCCTGCCGCCACAGGTGGTCTCCGGGGCCACCTGTGACGCCGAGGCCGCCTGGCGCGGTGCGTTCCTGGCGCACGGCTCGCTCACCGAGCCCGGCCGCTCGTCCTCCCTGGAGGTGACCTGCCCGGGCCCCGAGGCCGCGCTCGCCCTGGTCGGCGCGGCCCGCCGGCTGTCGATCGCCGCGAAGGCCCGCGAGGTGCGCGGCGTGGACCGCGTGGTCGTCCGGGACGGCGACGCGATCGGCGCCCTGCTGACCCGGCTCGGGGCGCACGAGTCCGTGCTGGCCTGGGAGGAGCGCCGGATGCGCCGCGAGGTCCGCGCCACGGCGAACCGCCTCGCCAACTTCGACGACGCCAACCTCCGCCGCTCGGCCCGTGCGGCCGTCGCCGCCGGCGCCCGTGTCCAGCGGGCCCTGGAGATCCTCGGCGAGGAGGTCCCCGAGCACCTCGCGGCCGCCGGCCGGCTGCGCATGGAGCACAAGCAGGCCTCCCTCGAAGAGCTGGGCGCCCTCGCCGACCCGCCGCTGACCAAGGACGCCGTCGCCGGCCGTATCCGCCGACTGCTGGCCATGGCCGACAAGCGGGCCCAGGACCTGGGCATCCCGGGCACGGAGGCCAACCTCTCCGACGAGCTGGCGGACAACCTCGTCGGGTGA
- a CDS encoding M14 family metallopeptidase: MRPRARSILAAGALLIGGASIAPIAQAQPGSSQDSDPSEVKVFHAEVTKKQVPLLLAAGQDGHELSEQAPEKGKATVEVYLTDDQAEKLEKQGVELTEHDLSAGAEARTDKAAEGVYRPYSGSGGLKEEIVRTGQENPGLTKVVSIGKTVGGQDILALKLTKNAKKTKDGSKPSVLYMSNQHAREWITPEMTRRLMHHYLDNYKTDKRIKKVVDSTELWFVLSANPDGYDYTFKDSSTRLWRKNLRDINGDGAISTGDGVDLNRNFTYKWGYDDEGSSPNPTSETYRGASPGSEPETKALDAFERRIGFDYGINYHSAAELILYGVGWQVATNTPDDVLYKALAGTPDNPAIPGYHPQVSSELYTTNGEADGHASNVNGIAMFTPEMSTCQTASDIDPNDQWNAADCRSGFNFPDDEKLIQQEFAKNVPFALSVAESAAHPDQPSSSLGLKAADFTPAPFTTSYSRGADQEVSVVARKSVRDKELKYRVNGGRTHDMALRPWKGGETYGGEDNLYFDEYRAKVADGDRGDKVEVWFTGETRSGKKVSSEHFTYTVAERPRADVLVVAEEGAPATHAQKYVDALKANGHRAIVWDVATQGAPDALGVLGYFDTVVHYTGANVPGNATQLQLRAYLNEGGKLMEAGEQAGGNVDLGDGTLSNDFSQYYLGAYTRTSLPGATGFTGSGELGGFTGTLGDATGNPLDKAGSYSVTSDQLAVDKYPQFASAGAGQFAGTVNPYGPYAGSYMAAAVHTDDAYKRLSRTVDLTGVTAAQQPTLRTQLLWDVEPGYDNVLIEAHSTGAEDWTTLPEKNGASSNAVPAECEAGFYMAGHPWLKHYLTQSAAGCTASGSSGQWNALTGASAGWKQVEFDLSAYAGKSVEISISYVSDPGFGGRGVLADQAALVVGGTATETEGFETSLGAWSVTGPPAGSPAVLKDWARTGALFQTYGAITTDDTVLLGFGLEHVTAAADRTALIGKALDSLDE; the protein is encoded by the coding sequence ATGAGACCCAGAGCGAGATCGATCCTCGCTGCCGGTGCGCTCCTGATAGGCGGAGCGAGTATCGCACCGATCGCCCAGGCACAACCGGGAAGTTCACAAGATAGCGACCCGAGCGAAGTCAAGGTCTTCCACGCCGAAGTCACCAAGAAGCAGGTACCCCTGCTGCTGGCGGCCGGCCAGGACGGCCACGAACTCAGTGAGCAGGCGCCCGAGAAGGGCAAGGCCACCGTCGAGGTCTACCTCACCGACGACCAGGCCGAGAAGCTGGAGAAGCAGGGCGTCGAGCTCACCGAGCACGACCTCTCCGCCGGCGCCGAGGCCCGTACCGACAAGGCCGCGGAGGGCGTGTACCGCCCGTACAGCGGAAGCGGGGGGCTCAAGGAGGAGATCGTCCGGACGGGGCAGGAGAATCCCGGCCTCACCAAGGTCGTCTCCATCGGCAAGACGGTGGGCGGCCAGGACATCCTGGCACTCAAGCTCACCAAGAACGCCAAGAAGACGAAGGACGGCTCCAAGCCCTCCGTCCTGTACATGTCCAACCAGCACGCGCGTGAGTGGATCACGCCGGAGATGACCCGGCGGCTGATGCACCACTACCTGGACAACTACAAGACGGACAAGCGCATCAAGAAGGTCGTCGACTCGACCGAGCTGTGGTTCGTCCTCTCGGCCAATCCCGACGGCTACGACTACACGTTCAAGGACTCCAGCACCCGCCTGTGGCGCAAGAACCTGCGAGACATCAACGGCGACGGTGCCATCAGCACCGGCGACGGCGTCGACCTCAACCGTAACTTCACCTACAAGTGGGGCTACGACGACGAGGGTTCGTCCCCGAACCCCACCAGCGAGACCTACCGCGGCGCCTCCCCGGGCTCCGAGCCGGAGACCAAGGCACTGGACGCCTTCGAGCGCCGTATCGGCTTCGACTACGGCATCAACTACCACTCCGCGGCCGAGCTCATCCTCTACGGCGTCGGCTGGCAGGTGGCCACCAACACCCCCGACGACGTCCTCTACAAGGCTCTCGCCGGCACGCCGGACAACCCCGCGATCCCGGGCTACCACCCGCAGGTCTCCTCGGAGCTCTACACGACGAACGGCGAGGCGGACGGCCACGCCTCGAACGTCAACGGCATCGCGATGTTCACGCCCGAGATGTCGACCTGCCAGACCGCGTCGGACATCGACCCTAACGACCAGTGGAACGCGGCCGACTGCCGGTCGGGCTTCAACTTCCCGGACGACGAGAAGCTGATCCAGCAGGAGTTCGCGAAGAACGTCCCGTTCGCGCTCTCCGTCGCCGAGTCCGCCGCGCACCCCGACCAGCCCTCCTCCTCGCTCGGCCTGAAGGCAGCCGACTTCACTCCGGCGCCCTTCACCACGTCGTACTCCCGCGGCGCCGACCAGGAGGTCTCGGTCGTCGCACGCAAGTCCGTGCGCGACAAGGAGCTCAAGTACCGCGTCAACGGGGGCCGTACGCACGACATGGCGCTCCGGCCCTGGAAGGGCGGCGAGACGTACGGCGGTGAGGACAACCTCTACTTCGACGAGTACCGCGCCAAGGTCGCCGACGGCGACCGGGGCGACAAGGTCGAGGTGTGGTTCACCGGCGAGACCAGGAGCGGCAAGAAGGTCTCCAGCGAGCACTTCACGTACACCGTGGCCGAGCGGCCGCGCGCGGACGTGCTCGTGGTCGCCGAGGAAGGCGCCCCCGCCACGCACGCGCAGAAGTACGTCGACGCGCTCAAGGCCAACGGCCACAGGGCGATCGTCTGGGACGTCGCCACTCAGGGCGCGCCCGACGCGCTCGGCGTGCTCGGCTACTTCGACACGGTCGTCCACTACACCGGCGCGAACGTCCCCGGCAACGCCACCCAACTCCAGTTGCGTGCCTACCTCAACGAGGGCGGCAAGCTGATGGAGGCGGGCGAGCAGGCCGGCGGCAACGTCGACCTCGGCGACGGCACCCTGTCGAACGACTTCAGCCAGTACTACCTGGGCGCCTACACCCGTACGTCGCTGCCCGGCGCCACCGGCTTCACAGGCTCCGGCGAACTCGGCGGGTTCACCGGAACTCTCGGCGACGCCACCGGCAACCCGCTGGACAAGGCCGGGAGTTACAGCGTCACCTCGGACCAGCTGGCAGTCGACAAGTACCCGCAGTTCGCCAGCGCGGGCGCGGGCCAGTTCGCCGGAACGGTCAACCCGTACGGCCCCTACGCGGGTTCCTACATGGCGGCCGCCGTGCACACCGACGACGCCTACAAGCGGCTCTCCAGGACCGTCGACCTCACCGGTGTGACCGCGGCGCAGCAGCCGACCCTGCGCACCCAGTTGCTCTGGGACGTCGAGCCCGGCTACGACAACGTCCTGATCGAGGCCCACAGCACCGGGGCCGAGGACTGGACGACCCTCCCCGAGAAGAACGGCGCGAGCAGCAACGCCGTGCCGGCGGAGTGCGAGGCCGGCTTCTACATGGCCGGACACCCCTGGCTCAAGCACTACCTGACGCAGTCGGCGGCAGGCTGCACCGCGTCCGGCAGCAGCGGTCAGTGGAACGCCCTCACCGGCGCCTCCGCGGGCTGGAAGCAGGTCGAGTTCGACCTGAGCGCGTACGCCGGCAAGTCGGTCGAGATCTCGATCAGCTATGTCTCCGACCCGGGCTTCGGCGGACGCGGTGTCCTTGCCGACCAGGCCGCGCTCGTCGTCGGCGGCACGGCCACCGAGACCGAGGGCTTCGAGACCTCGCTCGGCGCCTGGAGCGTGACCGGACCGCCCGCGGGCAGCCCGGCCGTCCTCAAGGACTGGGCGCGCACCGGGGCGCTCTTCCAGACGTACGGTGCGATCACCACGGACGACACGGTGCTGCTGGGCTTCGGCCTGGAACACGTCACCGCGGCGGCCGACCGGACGGCGCTCATCGGAAAGGCCCTCGACTCACTTGACGAGTGA